Proteins encoded by one window of Drosophila melanogaster chromosome X:
- the HDAC6 gene encoding histone deacetylase 6, isoform A translates to MSPPIVTRRSAQQAKIQTRAMASKSKTGTTGAATAAGGTGSSSGSISGGFNAADPRKSNKPNAALLEAKRRARNNMLKNQGCGSQESVTDIFQNAVNSKSLVRKPTALIYDESMSQHCCLWDKEHYECPERFTRVLERCRELNLTERCLELPSRSATKDEILRLHTEEHFERLKETSGIRDDERMEELSSRYDSIYIHPSTFELSLLASGSTIELVDHLVAGKAQNGMAIIRPPGHHAMKAEYNGYCFFNNVALATQHALDVHKLQRILIIDYDVHHGQGTQRFFYNDPRVVYFSIHRFEHGSFWPHLHESDYHAIGSGAGTGYNFNVPLNATGMTNGDYLAIFQQLLLPVALEFQPELIIVSAGYDAALGCPEGEMEVTPACYPHLLNPLLRLADARVAVVLEGGYCLDSLAEGAALTLRSLLGDPCPPLVETVPLPRAELAQALLSCIAVHRPHWRCLQLQQTYDCVELQDRDKEEDLHTVLRHWIGGPPPMDRYPTRDTAIPLPPEKLTSNAARLQVLRAETKLSVPSFKVCYAYDAQMLLHCNLNDTGHPEQPSRIQHIHKMHDDYGLLKQMKQLSPRAATTDEVCLAHTRAHVNTVRRLLGREPKELHDAAGIYNSVYLHPRTFDCATLAAGLVLQAVDSVLRGESRSGICNVRPPGHHAEQDHPHGFCIFNNVAIAAQYAIRDFGLERVLIVDWDVHHGNGTQHIFESNPKVLYISLHRYEHGSFFPKGPDGNFDVVGKGAGRGFNVNIPWNKKGMGDLEYALAFQQLIMPIAYEFNPQLVLVSAGFDAAIGDPLGGCKVTAEGYGMLTHWLSALASGRIIVCLEGGYNVNSISYAMTMCTKTLLGDPVPTPQLGATALQKPPTVAFQSCVESLQQCLQVQRNHWRSLEFVGRRLPRDPVVGENNNEDFLTASLRHLNISNDDATAAAGGLAGDRPDCGDERPSGSKPKVKVKTLSDYLAENKEALEQSEMFAVYPLKTCPHLRLLRPEEAPRSLDSGAECSVCGSTGENWVCLSCRHVACGRYVNAHMEQHSVEEQHPLAMSTADLSVWCYACSAYVDHPRLYAYLNPLHEDKFQEPMAWTHGCAWREDGCYATGPDGRDEDDDDDNGAGSSICLRLERNN, encoded by the exons ATG AGCCCGCCCATCGTCACGCGACGGAGTGCGCAGCAGGCAAAGATTCAGACACGGGCAATGGCCAGTAAATCGAAGACGGGCACGACAGGGGCGGCGACGGCGGCCGGCGGcaccggcagcagcagcggcagtaTCAGCGGCGGATTTAATGCCGCCGATCCGCGAAAGTCGAACAAACCGAACGCAGCGCTCTTGGAGGCGAAACGTCGAGCTCGGAACAACATGCTCAAGAATCAGGGCTGCGGATCGCAGGAGAGCGTCACGGATATATTCCAGAAT GCTGTCAACAGCAAGAGTCTGGTGCGGAAACCAACGGCACTGATCTACGATGAGTCCATGAGCCAGCACTGTTGCCTGTGGGACAAGGAGCACTACGAGTGTCCCGAGCGCTTCACACGAGTCCTGGAACG CTGTCGCGAACTAAATCTGACGGAGCGCTGCCTGGAGTTGCCCTCGAGATCGGCGACCAAGGATGAAATTCTGCGCCTGCACACAGAGGAGCACTTCGAGCGGCTGAAGGAGACGTCCGGGATTCGCGATGACGAGCGCATGGAGGAGCTGAGCTCCCGCTACGATTCAATTTACATTCATCCG TCCACATTCGAGCTCTCCCTGCTGGCCAGCGGCTCCACCATCGAATTGGTGGACCATCTGGTCGCCGGAAAGGCGCAGAATGGCATGGCCATCATCCGGCCACCGGGTCACCATGCGATGAAGGCCGAGTACAACGGTTATTGCTTCTTCAACAACGTGGCACTGGCCACCCAGCACGCCCTCGATGTTCACAAGCTGCAGCGCATCCTGATCATCGACTACGATGTGCATCATGGGCAGGGAACCCAGCGGTTCTTCTACAACGATCCCAG GGTGGTTTACTTCTCCATCCATCGCTTCGAGCACGGAAGCTTCTGGCCGCATCTGCACGAGTCGGATTACCACGCCATTGGATCGGGAGCGGGCACGGGATACAACTTCAATGTGCCGTTGAATGCGACGGGTATGACCAATGGCGATTACCTGGCCATTttccagcagctgctgctgccggtGGCCCTGGAATTCCAGCCGGAGCTGATCATCGTTTCGGCTGGCTATGATGCGGCGCTGGGCTGTCCGGAGGGTGAGATGGAGGTGACGCCGGCCTGCTATCCGCACCTGCTGAATCCGCTGCTGCGACTGGCCGATGCCCGGGTGGCCGTCGTTCTGGAGGGCGGCTACTGCCTGGACTCGCTGGCCGAGGGTGCGGCCCTAACCCTGCGCTCCCTGCTCGGCGATCCTTGTCCGCCGCTGGTGGAGACAGTGCCACTGCCGCGTGCGGAACTCGCCCAGGCCCTGCTCAGCTGCATTGCCGTGCACCGACCCCACTGGCGATGTCTGCAGCTCCAGCAGACCTACGATTGCGTCGAATTGCAGGATCGGGATAAGGAAGAGGATCTGCACACGGTACTGCGCCATTGGATTGGTGGACCACCGCCTATGGATCGTTACCCTACGCGCGATACGGCCATTCCGCTGCCGCCGGAAAAGCTGACCAGCAATGCCGCTCGTCTGCAGGTGCTGCGCGCGGAGACGAAGCTATCGGTGCCGTCGTTTAAGGTGTGTTATGCCTACGATGCCCAAATGCTTCTGCACTGCAATCTCAATGATACGGGGCATCCGGAGCAGCCGTCGCGCATCCAGCACATCCACAAGATGCACGACGACTACGGTCTGCTGAAGCAGATGAAGCAACTGTCCCCCAGGGCGGCCACCACAGACGAGGTGTGCCTGGCCCACACTCGCGCCCATGTGAATACAGTGCGTCGATTGCTGGGCCGCGAGCCGAAGGAACTGCATGACGCTGCTGGGATCTACAACTCGGTGTATCTGCATCCGCGCACCTTCGATTGCGCCACCCTGGCCGCCGGTTTAGTGCTGCAGGCGGTGGACAGTGTGCTGCGTGGCGAGTCCCGCAGCGGCATCTGCAACGTCCGTCCGCCGGGCCATCATGCCGAGCAGGATCATCCGCACGGCTTCTGCATTTTCAACAATGTGGCCATTGCGGCGCAGTATGCCATTCGGGATTTCGGTCTGGAGCGTGTGCTGATCGTCGACTGGGACGTCCATCACGGCAATGGGACGCAGCACATTTTCGAGTCCAATCCCAAGGTGCTCTACATCAGCTTACATCGCTACGAGCACGGCTCCTTCTTCCCGAAGGGACCCGATGGCAATTTCGATGTGGTGGGCAAGGGAGCCGGCAGGGGCTTCAATGTGAACATACCCTGGAACAAG AAGGGCATGGGTGACCTGGAGTACGCACTGGCCTTCCAGCAGCTGATCATGCCCATTGCGTACGAGTTCAATCCGCAGCTGGTGTTGGTATCCGCCGGATTCGATGCTGCCATCGGCGATCCCTTGGGCGGATGCAAGGTGACGGCCGAGGGCTACGGCATGCTCACCCACTGGCTGTCGGCTTTGGCCAGCGGCCGGATAATCGTTTGCCTGGAAGGTGGCTACAATGTGAACTCCATTTCGTACGCGATGACCATGTGCACCAAGACGCTGCTGGGTGATCCCGTGCCGACGCCCCAGCTGGGAGCCACGGCGCTGCAGAAGCCACCAACGGTGGCCTTCCAGAGCTGTGTGGAATCGCTGCAGCAGTGCCTGCAGGTGCAGCGCAACCACTGGCGCTCGCTGGAGTTCGTCGGACGGCGGCTGCCGCGGGATCCCGTTGTGGGCGAGAACAACAACGAGGATTTTCTTACCGCCTCCTTGCGACACTTGAATATCTCAAATGACGATGCTACGGCTGCGGCGGGCGGACTCGCCGGCGATCGTCCCGACTGCGGCGATGAGCGGCCCAGCGGGAGCAAGCCCAAAGTCAAGGTAAAAACGCTCAGCGACTACTTGGCGGAGAACAAGGAG GCCCTCGAGCAGAGTGAGATGTTCGCCGTGTATCCGCTCAAGACGTGTCCGCACTTGAGGCTCCTACGTCCGGAGGAGGCGCCCCGAT CACTAGACAGCGGAGCGGAGTGCAGCGTTTGCGGATCGACGGGGGAGAACTGGGTGTGCCTGAGCTGCAGGCATGTGGCCTGCGGTCGCTATGTGAACGCCCACATGGAGCAGCATTCAGTGGAGGAGCAGCATCCGCTGGCGATGAGCACGGCTGACCTGTCTGTGTGGTGCTACGCGTGCTCCGCGTACGTGGACCATCCCCGCCTGTATGCCTACCTCAATCCGCTGCACGAGGACAAGTTCCAGGAACCGATGGCCTGGACACATGGGTGTGCGTGGCGCGAGGATGGCTGCTATGCGACGGGGCCCGATGGGCGAGATgaggatgacgatgatgataaTGGCGCCGGTAGCAGCATTTGCCTGCGACTGGAGCGCAACAACTGA
- the HDAC6 gene encoding histone deacetylase 6, isoform B: protein MLRDIWIQSPPIVTRRSAQQAKIQTRAMASKSKTGTTGAATAAGGTGSSSGSISGGFNAADPRKSNKPNAALLEAKRRARNNMLKNQGCGSQESVTDIFQNAVNSKSLVRKPTALIYDESMSQHCCLWDKEHYECPERFTRVLERCRELNLTERCLELPSRSATKDEILRLHTEEHFERLKETSGIRDDERMEELSSRYDSIYIHPSTFELSLLASGSTIELVDHLVAGKAQNGMAIIRPPGHHAMKAEYNGYCFFNNVALATQHALDVHKLQRILIIDYDVHHGQGTQRFFYNDPRVVYFSIHRFEHGSFWPHLHESDYHAIGSGAGTGYNFNVPLNATGMTNGDYLAIFQQLLLPVALEFQPELIIVSAGYDAALGCPEGEMEVTPACYPHLLNPLLRLADARVAVVLEGGYCLDSLAEGAALTLRSLLGDPCPPLVETVPLPRAELAQALLSCIAVHRPHWRCLQLQQTYDCVELQDRDKEEDLHTVLRHWIGGPPPMDRYPTRDTAIPLPPEKLTSNAARLQVLRAETKLSVPSFKVCYAYDAQMLLHCNLNDTGHPEQPSRIQHIHKMHDDYGLLKQMKQLSPRAATTDEVCLAHTRAHVNTVRRLLGREPKELHDAAGIYNSVYLHPRTFDCATLAAGLVLQAVDSVLRGESRSGICNVRPPGHHAEQDHPHGFCIFNNVAIAAQYAIRDFGLERVLIVDWDVHHGNGTQHIFESNPKVLYISLHRYEHGSFFPKGPDGNFDVVGKGAGRGFNVNIPWNKKGMGDLEYALAFQQLIMPIAYEFNPQLVLVSAGFDAAIGDPLGGCKVTAEGYGMLTHWLSALASGRIIVCLEGGYNVNSISYAMTMCTKTLLGDPVPTPQLGATALQKPPTVAFQSCVESLQQCLQVQRNHWRSLEFVGRRLPRDPVVGENNNEDFLTASLRHLNISNDDATAAAGGLAGDRPDCGDERPSGSKPKVKVKTLSDYLAENKEALEQSEMFAVYPLKTCPHLRLLRPEEAPRSLDSGAECSVCGSTGENWVCLSCRHVACGRYVNAHMEQHSVEEQHPLAMSTADLSVWCYACSAYVDHPRLYAYLNPLHEDKFQEPMAWTHGCAWREDGCYATGPDGRDEDDDDDNGAGSSICLRLERNN, encoded by the exons ATGTTACGCGATATTTGGATACAG AGCCCGCCCATCGTCACGCGACGGAGTGCGCAGCAGGCAAAGATTCAGACACGGGCAATGGCCAGTAAATCGAAGACGGGCACGACAGGGGCGGCGACGGCGGCCGGCGGcaccggcagcagcagcggcagtaTCAGCGGCGGATTTAATGCCGCCGATCCGCGAAAGTCGAACAAACCGAACGCAGCGCTCTTGGAGGCGAAACGTCGAGCTCGGAACAACATGCTCAAGAATCAGGGCTGCGGATCGCAGGAGAGCGTCACGGATATATTCCAGAAT GCTGTCAACAGCAAGAGTCTGGTGCGGAAACCAACGGCACTGATCTACGATGAGTCCATGAGCCAGCACTGTTGCCTGTGGGACAAGGAGCACTACGAGTGTCCCGAGCGCTTCACACGAGTCCTGGAACG CTGTCGCGAACTAAATCTGACGGAGCGCTGCCTGGAGTTGCCCTCGAGATCGGCGACCAAGGATGAAATTCTGCGCCTGCACACAGAGGAGCACTTCGAGCGGCTGAAGGAGACGTCCGGGATTCGCGATGACGAGCGCATGGAGGAGCTGAGCTCCCGCTACGATTCAATTTACATTCATCCG TCCACATTCGAGCTCTCCCTGCTGGCCAGCGGCTCCACCATCGAATTGGTGGACCATCTGGTCGCCGGAAAGGCGCAGAATGGCATGGCCATCATCCGGCCACCGGGTCACCATGCGATGAAGGCCGAGTACAACGGTTATTGCTTCTTCAACAACGTGGCACTGGCCACCCAGCACGCCCTCGATGTTCACAAGCTGCAGCGCATCCTGATCATCGACTACGATGTGCATCATGGGCAGGGAACCCAGCGGTTCTTCTACAACGATCCCAG GGTGGTTTACTTCTCCATCCATCGCTTCGAGCACGGAAGCTTCTGGCCGCATCTGCACGAGTCGGATTACCACGCCATTGGATCGGGAGCGGGCACGGGATACAACTTCAATGTGCCGTTGAATGCGACGGGTATGACCAATGGCGATTACCTGGCCATTttccagcagctgctgctgccggtGGCCCTGGAATTCCAGCCGGAGCTGATCATCGTTTCGGCTGGCTATGATGCGGCGCTGGGCTGTCCGGAGGGTGAGATGGAGGTGACGCCGGCCTGCTATCCGCACCTGCTGAATCCGCTGCTGCGACTGGCCGATGCCCGGGTGGCCGTCGTTCTGGAGGGCGGCTACTGCCTGGACTCGCTGGCCGAGGGTGCGGCCCTAACCCTGCGCTCCCTGCTCGGCGATCCTTGTCCGCCGCTGGTGGAGACAGTGCCACTGCCGCGTGCGGAACTCGCCCAGGCCCTGCTCAGCTGCATTGCCGTGCACCGACCCCACTGGCGATGTCTGCAGCTCCAGCAGACCTACGATTGCGTCGAATTGCAGGATCGGGATAAGGAAGAGGATCTGCACACGGTACTGCGCCATTGGATTGGTGGACCACCGCCTATGGATCGTTACCCTACGCGCGATACGGCCATTCCGCTGCCGCCGGAAAAGCTGACCAGCAATGCCGCTCGTCTGCAGGTGCTGCGCGCGGAGACGAAGCTATCGGTGCCGTCGTTTAAGGTGTGTTATGCCTACGATGCCCAAATGCTTCTGCACTGCAATCTCAATGATACGGGGCATCCGGAGCAGCCGTCGCGCATCCAGCACATCCACAAGATGCACGACGACTACGGTCTGCTGAAGCAGATGAAGCAACTGTCCCCCAGGGCGGCCACCACAGACGAGGTGTGCCTGGCCCACACTCGCGCCCATGTGAATACAGTGCGTCGATTGCTGGGCCGCGAGCCGAAGGAACTGCATGACGCTGCTGGGATCTACAACTCGGTGTATCTGCATCCGCGCACCTTCGATTGCGCCACCCTGGCCGCCGGTTTAGTGCTGCAGGCGGTGGACAGTGTGCTGCGTGGCGAGTCCCGCAGCGGCATCTGCAACGTCCGTCCGCCGGGCCATCATGCCGAGCAGGATCATCCGCACGGCTTCTGCATTTTCAACAATGTGGCCATTGCGGCGCAGTATGCCATTCGGGATTTCGGTCTGGAGCGTGTGCTGATCGTCGACTGGGACGTCCATCACGGCAATGGGACGCAGCACATTTTCGAGTCCAATCCCAAGGTGCTCTACATCAGCTTACATCGCTACGAGCACGGCTCCTTCTTCCCGAAGGGACCCGATGGCAATTTCGATGTGGTGGGCAAGGGAGCCGGCAGGGGCTTCAATGTGAACATACCCTGGAACAAG AAGGGCATGGGTGACCTGGAGTACGCACTGGCCTTCCAGCAGCTGATCATGCCCATTGCGTACGAGTTCAATCCGCAGCTGGTGTTGGTATCCGCCGGATTCGATGCTGCCATCGGCGATCCCTTGGGCGGATGCAAGGTGACGGCCGAGGGCTACGGCATGCTCACCCACTGGCTGTCGGCTTTGGCCAGCGGCCGGATAATCGTTTGCCTGGAAGGTGGCTACAATGTGAACTCCATTTCGTACGCGATGACCATGTGCACCAAGACGCTGCTGGGTGATCCCGTGCCGACGCCCCAGCTGGGAGCCACGGCGCTGCAGAAGCCACCAACGGTGGCCTTCCAGAGCTGTGTGGAATCGCTGCAGCAGTGCCTGCAGGTGCAGCGCAACCACTGGCGCTCGCTGGAGTTCGTCGGACGGCGGCTGCCGCGGGATCCCGTTGTGGGCGAGAACAACAACGAGGATTTTCTTACCGCCTCCTTGCGACACTTGAATATCTCAAATGACGATGCTACGGCTGCGGCGGGCGGACTCGCCGGCGATCGTCCCGACTGCGGCGATGAGCGGCCCAGCGGGAGCAAGCCCAAAGTCAAGGTAAAAACGCTCAGCGACTACTTGGCGGAGAACAAGGAG GCCCTCGAGCAGAGTGAGATGTTCGCCGTGTATCCGCTCAAGACGTGTCCGCACTTGAGGCTCCTACGTCCGGAGGAGGCGCCCCGAT CACTAGACAGCGGAGCGGAGTGCAGCGTTTGCGGATCGACGGGGGAGAACTGGGTGTGCCTGAGCTGCAGGCATGTGGCCTGCGGTCGCTATGTGAACGCCCACATGGAGCAGCATTCAGTGGAGGAGCAGCATCCGCTGGCGATGAGCACGGCTGACCTGTCTGTGTGGTGCTACGCGTGCTCCGCGTACGTGGACCATCCCCGCCTGTATGCCTACCTCAATCCGCTGCACGAGGACAAGTTCCAGGAACCGATGGCCTGGACACATGGGTGTGCGTGGCGCGAGGATGGCTGCTATGCGACGGGGCCCGATGGGCGAGATgaggatgacgatgatgataaTGGCGCCGGTAGCAGCATTTGCCTGCGACTGGAGCGCAACAACTGA
- the HDAC6 gene encoding histone deacetylase 6, isoform G, with translation MSPPIVTRRSAQQAKIQTRAMASKSKTGTTGAATAAGGTGSSSGSISGGFNAADPRKSNKPNAALLEAKRRARNNMLKNQGCGSQESVTDIFQNAVNSKSLVRKPTALIYDESMSQHCCLWDKEHYECPERFTRVLERCRELNLTERCLELPSRSATKDEILRLHTEEHFERLKETSGIRDDERMEELSSRYDSIYIHPSTFELSLLASGSTIELVDHLVAGKAQNGMAIIRPPGHHAMKAEYNGYCFFNNVALATQHALDVHKLQRILIIDYDVHHGQGTQRFFYNDPRVVYFSIHRFEHGSFWPHLHESDYHAIGSGAGTGYNFNVPLNATGMTNGDYLAIFQQLLLPVALEFQPELIIVSAGYDAALGCPEGEMEVTPACYPHLLNPLLRLADARVAVVLEGGYCLDSLAEGAALTLRSLLGDPCPPLVETVPLPRAELAQALLSCIAVHRPHWRCLQLQQTYDCVELQDRDKEEDLHTVLRHWIGGPPPMDRYPTRDTAIPLPPEKLTSNAARLQVLRAETKLSVPSFKVCYAYDAQMLLHCNLNDTGHPEQPSRIQHIHKMHDDYGLLKQMKQLSPRAATTDEVCLAHTRAHVNTVRRLLGREPKELHDAAGIYNSVYLHPRTFDCATLAAGLVLQAVDSVLRGESRSGICNVRPPGHHAEQDHPHGFCIFNNVAIAAQYAIRDFGLERVLIVDWDVHHGNGTQHIFESNPKVLYISLHRYEHGSFFPKGPDGNFDVVGKGAGRGFNVNIPWNKKGMGDLEYALAFQQLIMPIAYEFNPQLVLVSAGFDAAIGDPLGGCKVTAEGYGMLTHWLSALASGRIIVCLEGGYNVNSISYAMTMCTKTLLGDPVPTPQLGATALQKPPTVAFQSCVESLQQCLQVQRNHWRSLEFVGRRLPRDPVVGENNNEDFLTASLRHLNISNDDATAAAGGLAGDRPDCGDERPSGSKPKVKVKTLSDYLAENKEALEQSEMFAVYPLKTCPHLRLLRPEEAPRSLDSGAECSVCGSTGENWVCLSCRHVACGRYVNAHMEQHSVEEQHPLAMSTADLSVWCYACSAYVDHPRLYAYLNPLHEDKFQEPMAWTHGCAWREDGCYATGPDGRDEDDDDDNGAGSSICLRLERNNXPLAIRVLDALTDYLCALCPPLRHLIHFLAEHLWPLLERIYLNLLHYFLAH, from the exons ATG AGCCCGCCCATCGTCACGCGACGGAGTGCGCAGCAGGCAAAGATTCAGACACGGGCAATGGCCAGTAAATCGAAGACGGGCACGACAGGGGCGGCGACGGCGGCCGGCGGcaccggcagcagcagcggcagtaTCAGCGGCGGATTTAATGCCGCCGATCCGCGAAAGTCGAACAAACCGAACGCAGCGCTCTTGGAGGCGAAACGTCGAGCTCGGAACAACATGCTCAAGAATCAGGGCTGCGGATCGCAGGAGAGCGTCACGGATATATTCCAGAAT GCTGTCAACAGCAAGAGTCTGGTGCGGAAACCAACGGCACTGATCTACGATGAGTCCATGAGCCAGCACTGTTGCCTGTGGGACAAGGAGCACTACGAGTGTCCCGAGCGCTTCACACGAGTCCTGGAACG CTGTCGCGAACTAAATCTGACGGAGCGCTGCCTGGAGTTGCCCTCGAGATCGGCGACCAAGGATGAAATTCTGCGCCTGCACACAGAGGAGCACTTCGAGCGGCTGAAGGAGACGTCCGGGATTCGCGATGACGAGCGCATGGAGGAGCTGAGCTCCCGCTACGATTCAATTTACATTCATCCG TCCACATTCGAGCTCTCCCTGCTGGCCAGCGGCTCCACCATCGAATTGGTGGACCATCTGGTCGCCGGAAAGGCGCAGAATGGCATGGCCATCATCCGGCCACCGGGTCACCATGCGATGAAGGCCGAGTACAACGGTTATTGCTTCTTCAACAACGTGGCACTGGCCACCCAGCACGCCCTCGATGTTCACAAGCTGCAGCGCATCCTGATCATCGACTACGATGTGCATCATGGGCAGGGAACCCAGCGGTTCTTCTACAACGATCCCAG GGTGGTTTACTTCTCCATCCATCGCTTCGAGCACGGAAGCTTCTGGCCGCATCTGCACGAGTCGGATTACCACGCCATTGGATCGGGAGCGGGCACGGGATACAACTTCAATGTGCCGTTGAATGCGACGGGTATGACCAATGGCGATTACCTGGCCATTttccagcagctgctgctgccggtGGCCCTGGAATTCCAGCCGGAGCTGATCATCGTTTCGGCTGGCTATGATGCGGCGCTGGGCTGTCCGGAGGGTGAGATGGAGGTGACGCCGGCCTGCTATCCGCACCTGCTGAATCCGCTGCTGCGACTGGCCGATGCCCGGGTGGCCGTCGTTCTGGAGGGCGGCTACTGCCTGGACTCGCTGGCCGAGGGTGCGGCCCTAACCCTGCGCTCCCTGCTCGGCGATCCTTGTCCGCCGCTGGTGGAGACAGTGCCACTGCCGCGTGCGGAACTCGCCCAGGCCCTGCTCAGCTGCATTGCCGTGCACCGACCCCACTGGCGATGTCTGCAGCTCCAGCAGACCTACGATTGCGTCGAATTGCAGGATCGGGATAAGGAAGAGGATCTGCACACGGTACTGCGCCATTGGATTGGTGGACCACCGCCTATGGATCGTTACCCTACGCGCGATACGGCCATTCCGCTGCCGCCGGAAAAGCTGACCAGCAATGCCGCTCGTCTGCAGGTGCTGCGCGCGGAGACGAAGCTATCGGTGCCGTCGTTTAAGGTGTGTTATGCCTACGATGCCCAAATGCTTCTGCACTGCAATCTCAATGATACGGGGCATCCGGAGCAGCCGTCGCGCATCCAGCACATCCACAAGATGCACGACGACTACGGTCTGCTGAAGCAGATGAAGCAACTGTCCCCCAGGGCGGCCACCACAGACGAGGTGTGCCTGGCCCACACTCGCGCCCATGTGAATACAGTGCGTCGATTGCTGGGCCGCGAGCCGAAGGAACTGCATGACGCTGCTGGGATCTACAACTCGGTGTATCTGCATCCGCGCACCTTCGATTGCGCCACCCTGGCCGCCGGTTTAGTGCTGCAGGCGGTGGACAGTGTGCTGCGTGGCGAGTCCCGCAGCGGCATCTGCAACGTCCGTCCGCCGGGCCATCATGCCGAGCAGGATCATCCGCACGGCTTCTGCATTTTCAACAATGTGGCCATTGCGGCGCAGTATGCCATTCGGGATTTCGGTCTGGAGCGTGTGCTGATCGTCGACTGGGACGTCCATCACGGCAATGGGACGCAGCACATTTTCGAGTCCAATCCCAAGGTGCTCTACATCAGCTTACATCGCTACGAGCACGGCTCCTTCTTCCCGAAGGGACCCGATGGCAATTTCGATGTGGTGGGCAAGGGAGCCGGCAGGGGCTTCAATGTGAACATACCCTGGAACAAG AAGGGCATGGGTGACCTGGAGTACGCACTGGCCTTCCAGCAGCTGATCATGCCCATTGCGTACGAGTTCAATCCGCAGCTGGTGTTGGTATCCGCCGGATTCGATGCTGCCATCGGCGATCCCTTGGGCGGATGCAAGGTGACGGCCGAGGGCTACGGCATGCTCACCCACTGGCTGTCGGCTTTGGCCAGCGGCCGGATAATCGTTTGCCTGGAAGGTGGCTACAATGTGAACTCCATTTCGTACGCGATGACCATGTGCACCAAGACGCTGCTGGGTGATCCCGTGCCGACGCCCCAGCTGGGAGCCACGGCGCTGCAGAAGCCACCAACGGTGGCCTTCCAGAGCTGTGTGGAATCGCTGCAGCAGTGCCTGCAGGTGCAGCGCAACCACTGGCGCTCGCTGGAGTTCGTCGGACGGCGGCTGCCGCGGGATCCCGTTGTGGGCGAGAACAACAACGAGGATTTTCTTACCGCCTCCTTGCGACACTTGAATATCTCAAATGACGATGCTACGGCTGCGGCGGGCGGACTCGCCGGCGATCGTCCCGACTGCGGCGATGAGCGGCCCAGCGGGAGCAAGCCCAAAGTCAAGGTAAAAACGCTCAGCGACTACTTGGCGGAGAACAAGGAG GCCCTCGAGCAGAGTGAGATGTTCGCCGTGTATCCGCTCAAGACGTGTCCGCACTTGAGGCTCCTACGTCCGGAGGAGGCGCCCCGAT CACTAGACAGCGGAGCGGAGTGCAGCGTTTGCGGATCGACGGGGGAGAACTGGGTGTGCCTGAGCTGCAGGCATGTGGCCTGCGGTCGCTATGTGAACGCCCACATGGAGCAGCATTCAGTGGAGGAGCAGCATCCGCTGGCGATGAGCACGGCTGACCTGTCTGTGTGGTGCTACGCGTGCTCCGCGTACGTGGACCATCCCCGCCTGTATGCCTACCTCAATCCGCTGCACGAGGACAAGTTCCAGGAACCGATGGCCTGGACACATGGGTGTGCGTGGCGCGAGGATGGCTGCTATGCGACGGGGCCCGATGGGCGAGATgaggatgacgatgatgataaTGGCGCCGGTAGCAGCATTTGCCTGCGACTGGAGCGCAACAACTGACCCTTAGCCATCCGCGTGCTGGACGCCCTCACGGACTACTTGTGCGCGCTCTGCCCGCCACTAAGGCACCTAATCCATTTCCTGGCCGAGCACCTCTGGCCGCTGCTGGAGCGCATTTACCTTAACCTGTTGCACTACTTCCTGGCCCACTGA